From Cognatishimia activa, one genomic window encodes:
- the uvrB gene encoding excinuclease ABC subunit UvrB, with translation MSSAQPDQQMPMTQTLPHRREKLEGGKQFIMHTEFAPAGDQPTAITELTGGIADGERDQVLLGATGTGKTFTMAKVIEETQRPAIILAPNKTLAAQLYGEFKGFFPENSVEYFVSFYDYYQPEAYVPRSDTYIEKESQINEQIDRMRHSATRALLERDDVIIVASVSCIYGIGSVETYSAMTQDLHVGKDYDQRQVMADLVAQQYRRNDQAFQRGSFRVRGDSLEIFPAHLEDRAWRLSFFGEELESITEFDPLTGEKTDDFEKIRVYANSHYVTPKPTLNQAIVNIKQELKLRLDQLVDEGKLLEAQRLEQRTNFDLEMLEAQGFCNGIENYSRYLTGRAPGEPPPTLFEFIPDNAIVFADESHVSVPQIGGMYRGDHRRKFTLAEHGFRLPSCMDNRPLKFEEWDAMRPQSIFVSATPAAWELEQSGGVFTEQVIRPTGLLDPEVEIRPVEMQVDDLLDEIRKVTADGFRTLVTTLTKRMAEDLTEYLHEQGIKVRYMHSDIDTLERIEILRDLRLGAFDVLIGINLLREGLDIPECGLVAILDADKEGFLRSETSLVQTIGRAARNADGRVIMYADKMTGSMERALKETNRRREKQIAYNEEHGITPATVKKNVEDVLAGLYQGDTDMSRVTATIDKPMHGANLEAHLNGLKEEMRKAAENLEFEEAARLRDEVKRLEAVDLAVADDPLARQSAIDAAAEQAVKSRGRSTAGRPGQRGGNVSRRRGR, from the coding sequence ATGAGCTCTGCCCAACCAGATCAGCAAATGCCCATGACGCAAACGCTACCGCACCGGCGCGAAAAGCTGGAAGGTGGCAAGCAATTCATAATGCATACTGAGTTTGCTCCTGCGGGTGACCAACCAACGGCAATCACCGAATTGACGGGTGGCATTGCAGACGGCGAACGGGACCAGGTTCTACTGGGGGCGACAGGGACAGGTAAGACATTCACGATGGCGAAAGTCATTGAAGAAACCCAGCGCCCTGCCATCATCCTCGCGCCGAACAAGACACTGGCAGCCCAGCTCTATGGCGAGTTCAAAGGTTTCTTCCCTGAGAATTCCGTCGAGTATTTTGTGTCTTTTTATGACTATTACCAACCCGAAGCCTATGTGCCCCGGTCTGACACCTATATCGAAAAAGAAAGTCAGATTAACGAGCAGATCGACCGGATGCGCCACTCCGCGACCCGTGCGTTGCTGGAACGCGATGATGTGATCATCGTTGCCTCGGTCAGCTGCATTTACGGCATCGGTTCGGTTGAGACTTATTCGGCCATGACGCAGGATCTGCACGTCGGCAAAGACTACGATCAACGTCAGGTCATGGCCGATCTGGTTGCACAGCAATACCGGCGCAATGATCAGGCCTTTCAGCGGGGATCATTCCGTGTGCGCGGCGACAGTCTGGAAATCTTCCCGGCCCACCTTGAGGACCGAGCATGGCGTCTGTCATTCTTTGGTGAAGAACTTGAAAGCATCACCGAATTTGACCCGCTAACGGGCGAAAAGACGGACGATTTTGAGAAAATCAGGGTCTATGCGAACTCGCACTATGTGACGCCCAAACCAACCCTGAATCAGGCCATCGTCAACATCAAACAAGAGCTGAAACTGCGACTTGATCAGCTGGTCGATGAAGGCAAACTTCTGGAAGCGCAGCGTCTTGAACAGCGCACCAACTTTGATCTGGAGATGCTGGAAGCTCAGGGCTTCTGTAACGGGATCGAAAACTATTCGCGTTACCTGACTGGCCGCGCGCCGGGCGAGCCGCCGCCTACCCTGTTTGAGTTCATTCCAGACAACGCGATTGTCTTTGCCGATGAGAGCCACGTTTCTGTTCCTCAGATCGGCGGCATGTATCGCGGCGACCACCGCCGTAAGTTCACTTTGGCCGAACACGGCTTCCGTCTGCCATCTTGCATGGATAACCGTCCGCTCAAGTTTGAGGAATGGGACGCGATGCGTCCTCAGTCGATTTTTGTGTCAGCGACGCCGGCCGCATGGGAGCTGGAACAATCTGGTGGTGTCTTCACTGAACAGGTGATCCGCCCAACAGGGTTACTTGATCCAGAGGTCGAAATCCGCCCTGTGGAAATGCAGGTCGATGACTTGCTTGATGAAATCCGCAAGGTCACAGCGGATGGCTTCCGCACTTTGGTGACAACCCTCACCAAGCGAATGGCAGAAGACCTGACGGAATACCTGCATGAGCAAGGCATCAAAGTCAGATACATGCACAGCGATATCGACACGCTGGAACGCATCGAAATCCTGCGCGATCTACGCCTTGGCGCATTTGATGTCCTAATCGGGATCAACCTACTGCGTGAGGGGCTGGACATCCCAGAATGTGGACTGGTCGCCATTCTGGACGCTGACAAAGAGGGTTTCCTGCGCTCTGAAACCTCGCTGGTTCAAACCATTGGCCGCGCAGCACGAAACGCCGATGGGCGGGTAATCATGTATGCCGACAAGATGACCGGCAGCATGGAGCGCGCACTAAAGGAAACCAACCGCCGACGCGAAAAACAAATCGCTTATAACGAAGAGCACGGCATCACCCCGGCGACAGTAAAAAAGAACGTCGAGGACGTCCTTGCCGGCCTCTATCAGGGCGACACAGACATGTCGCGTGTCACAGCGACCATCGATAAACCGATGCACGGTGCAAATCTGGAAGCGCACCTCAACGGGCTTAAGGAAGAAATGCGCAAAGCTGCGGAAAACCTTGAGTTCGAAGAAGCGGCGCGCCTGCGTGACGAAGTCAAACGGCTCGAAGCTGTGGATCTCGCAGTTGCAGATGATCCTTTGGCGCGTCAATCGGCCATTGATGCAGCGGCAGAACAGGCTGTGAAGAGCAGAGGCCGCTCCACCGCTGGCCGTCCAGGGCAGCGCGGCGGGAATGTTTCTCGCCGCCGTGGGCGGTAG
- a CDS encoding universal stress protein has protein sequence MYNNILVPVSFEEEQGTEKVLRAASSLACPDAVVTLLHVMGPVPGYAKSYFPKGYQDEAKASIEASLEEMAAGLPNARGVVVEGNAGKVILNWIRDNKIDCVVMSSHKPGVHEFNLGSTAAFVVRHVRCAVHVAR, from the coding sequence ATGTATAACAACATTTTAGTACCTGTATCCTTTGAAGAAGAGCAGGGGACAGAGAAGGTATTGCGCGCAGCATCGTCACTTGCTTGCCCCGACGCGGTGGTAACTTTGCTGCATGTCATGGGGCCGGTACCCGGCTATGCGAAGTCCTACTTTCCAAAAGGCTATCAGGATGAGGCCAAAGCCTCGATTGAAGCCTCACTTGAAGAAATGGCGGCGGGCCTACCCAATGCGCGCGGCGTAGTGGTCGAGGGCAATGCGGGTAAAGTGATCTTGAATTGGATCAGAGACAATAAGATCGACTGTGTGGTCATGTCGTCTCATAAGCCCGGTGTGCATGAGTTTAATCTTGGCAGTACGGCAGCCTTTGTCGTGCGCCATGTGAGATGCGCGGTGCATGTTGCCAGATAG
- a CDS encoding antibiotic biosynthesis monooxygenase family protein: MPTIKIGEDRQTVITTFEVTPGTCQDLMDELTTAYQQFISKQPGFIAAGLHVNDAQTRIANYSQWKTRDNFLAMLRAPEMRDWSRKFSTLCKTFEPVMYDVQEVFD; the protein is encoded by the coding sequence ATGCCAACAATCAAAATAGGTGAAGATCGTCAGACAGTTATCACGACATTCGAGGTGACGCCCGGAACATGTCAGGATTTGATGGATGAATTGACTACCGCCTATCAGCAATTCATCTCAAAGCAGCCCGGGTTTATTGCAGCTGGTTTGCACGTGAACGACGCGCAGACACGAATTGCCAATTATTCGCAATGGAAGACGAGAGATAACTTCCTTGCCATGCTTCGCGCGCCAGAAATGCGTGATTGGTCACGTAAATTTAGCACTTTGTGTAAAACCTTTGAGCCAGTGATGTATGACGTGCAGGAGGTCTTTGACTGA